From the genome of Nicotiana tabacum cultivar K326 chromosome 2, ASM71507v2, whole genome shotgun sequence:
ttctgtaccaaCAACAccgctgagtatgaagcctgcattatgggcatgaataTGGCAGTTGATCTGGATGtagaagaattgttaatcatgggagattcagatttgatCATTCgacaagcccaaggtgaatgggaaactcgagatatCAAGCTTATCCCATATAGGCAACATGTAGAAGATCTTAGCAAACGATTCAAGTCCATCGAGTTTGGGTATATTCCTCGATTCCACAACGAGTtagctgatgcattagctactttggcCTTAATGATGCCGTATCCGGGCAATGTCCATATTGACCCGctggaaatccaaattcgagagaggcatggttattgtaatacAATTGAAATAGAACCAgatgttcagccatggtatcatgatatcaaaaggtttatgaaaataaagaaat
Proteins encoded in this window:
- the LOC142167064 gene encoding uncharacterized protein LOC142167064 codes for the protein MAVDLDVEELLIMGDSDLIIRQAQGEWETRDIKLIPYRQHVEDLSKRFKSIEFGYIPRFHNELADALATLALMMPYPGNVHIDPLEIQIRERHGYCNTIEIEPDVQPWNFCNLRIIFHFLSNSVLSIFFHGNICMQIFSNLRKNIEFLES